In Portunus trituberculatus isolate SZX2019 chromosome 24, ASM1759143v1, whole genome shotgun sequence, a single genomic region encodes these proteins:
- the LOC123508467 gene encoding proline-rich receptor-like protein kinase PERK2 — MAQRDVLEEVVRCTRIPSFPSPPRFHSPYPRPSTPPPFFPSNKHTTHRPPSPPRLHSAYPRPSTTPSSLPPAHNSLSPPALHASTLPTLALPLHLLPFHQAHYSPSSPANHASPP, encoded by the exons ATGGCGCAGAGGGACGTGTTGGAAGAAGTGGTTAGGT GCACAcgaattccttccttccctagccctccacgcttccactctccctACCCTCGgccttccactcctccacctttcttcccttccaacAAGCACACCACTCATCGTCCTCCTAGCCCTCCACGCCTCCACTCTGCCTATCCTCGTCCTTCCACTacaccttcttcccttccaccagCACAcaactccctctcccccccagcCCTCCACGCCTCCACTCTGCCTACCCTCGCCCTTCCActccatcttcttcccttccaccagGCACACTACTCCCCGTCCTCCCCAGCCAACCACGCCTCCCCTCCCTAA